The following are encoded together in the uncultured Sphaerochaeta sp. genome:
- a CDS encoding cytidylate kinase-like family protein: MSTNTVFTIGRQFGSGGRQVGKNLAEKLGIPFYDKELIAISAQDSGLSEALFSNADEKATSSIFYSLVMGNYPMASGALGVTEMPLNDQLFLIQSKTIKRLASEGSCVIVGRCADYILREMENTINIFIHADLETRAVRATRVYEIEEKKAEDVCLKTDKQRANFYNYYSDRKWGMCRTYDLSLDSGKLGIDGCVDQIINYEQLWQKNKGKAI; the protein is encoded by the coding sequence ATGAGTACAAACACCGTATTTACCATTGGACGACAGTTTGGAAGCGGCGGACGGCAAGTAGGGAAAAATCTGGCGGAAAAACTGGGAATTCCCTTCTATGACAAAGAACTCATAGCAATCAGTGCACAGGACAGTGGCCTGAGTGAGGCGCTTTTCTCAAACGCTGATGAGAAAGCGACCAGCAGTATTTTCTACTCTCTTGTAATGGGTAACTATCCTATGGCCAGTGGAGCCCTGGGTGTTACAGAGATGCCGCTGAATGACCAACTTTTCCTCATCCAGAGCAAAACGATCAAGCGACTCGCCTCAGAAGGGTCTTGTGTGATTGTCGGCAGGTGTGCCGATTACATTCTCAGGGAGATGGAAAATACCATCAATATATTTATCCATGCAGATTTGGAGACTAGGGCAGTACGTGCAACTCGTGTATATGAGATTGAAGAGAAGAAGGCAGAGGATGTATGTCTGAAAACAGACAAGCAGAGAGCCAACTTCTACAACTATTACAGTGATCGGAAGTGGGGTATGTGCCGTACCTACGATCTGAGTCTTGACAGTGGAAAGCTTGGTATTGATGGTTGTGTAGATCAGATCATCAATTACGAACAGCTTTGGCAGAAGAATAAAGGTAAGGCAATCTGA
- a CDS encoding GntR family transcriptional regulator: MSETINSQLIDHIYDTLRDQVRRGVLPGGTKLSENTLAATFACSRTPVREALKRLDQDGFVVTIAHSGTYVKDLTMQEYQHLTEVRAYLEALAIRSACEQHADATALEQILDTMDGLIEGKGPFHIQKFSELHYQFHFELVSLAGNDLLTLTYSRLNLGEAALLFSQTLNKRGLKKTQDEHRKLVAAIKDHDAIKGERFMLAHLWRKRNQFKKQDQEG, translated from the coding sequence ATGTCAGAAACCATAAACAGCCAATTGATTGATCATATTTATGATACCCTACGGGACCAGGTTCGAAGAGGAGTACTCCCTGGGGGCACGAAGCTCTCTGAAAATACATTGGCAGCAACATTTGCATGCAGCAGGACTCCGGTAAGAGAGGCGCTCAAGCGCTTGGACCAGGATGGATTTGTTGTTACCATCGCCCATAGTGGGACCTATGTAAAAGACCTGACCATGCAGGAATACCAGCATCTGACTGAGGTACGAGCATACCTCGAAGCGCTTGCCATCCGCTCTGCTTGTGAGCAACATGCTGATGCAACTGCATTGGAACAAATTCTTGATACCATGGATGGATTAATAGAAGGAAAGGGACCTTTCCACATACAGAAATTCAGCGAACTACACTATCAGTTCCACTTTGAGTTGGTATCGCTTGCAGGCAATGACCTACTCACCCTCACCTACAGCCGATTGAATCTAGGGGAGGCTGCCTTGCTATTCAGTCAGACACTAAATAAGCGTGGACTGAAAAAGACCCAGGACGAGCACAGGAAGCTGGTTGCAGCTATCAAAGATCATGACGCAATAAAAGGCGAGCGTTTCATGCTCGCCCATCTCTGGAGAAAACGTAATCAGTTCAAGAAGCAGGATCAGGAAGGGTAA
- a CDS encoding FKBP-type peptidyl-prolyl cis-trans isomerase N-terminal domain-containing protein, whose translation MNKPNRTKMIVTLLVMMLISTALFAAGAKEAHPDAVTVRVLSAFDQQGQRAFTVRTLENVDFVFMTNKMTESTYPVESLSRGDYLEVVVENGIASHIRYINPLVATGVLPYNISTAQATELESLEDRFSYTYGFMLIQSFANQGLFFDAGYYVKGALDGYKDSQSDSMSGYYTLEELYANVEQYQAEIWSLGLAQTDYGKSYDSIDDVRGLHKPEGIADAFSYTYGYLLALNMSGQGIHVNGDLYASGALDYACGNHLLMNEAEMQTAFIEYQAELEKEYDAWLAEVAVTNLEEAEAFLEQNKSNEGVITTASGLQYQVLTPAEGKKPTKSDTVEVNYQLQMVDGTVIESSYDRGETAHFPVDGLIDGFTEALLTMNTGSVVRTWIHPTLGYGEAGTDTILPNALLVFDIELVSIEN comes from the coding sequence ATGAACAAACCTAATCGAACAAAAATGATTGTGACCTTATTGGTGATGATGCTCATCTCCACTGCACTATTTGCAGCTGGGGCAAAAGAAGCCCATCCCGACGCAGTCACTGTGCGAGTACTTTCCGCTTTCGACCAGCAAGGCCAGAGAGCTTTTACTGTCAGGACCTTGGAAAACGTGGACTTTGTCTTCATGACAAACAAAATGACAGAGTCAACATACCCCGTTGAATCGCTTTCGCGAGGAGACTACTTGGAAGTAGTAGTAGAGAATGGCATTGCCTCACATATCCGCTACATCAACCCCTTGGTTGCTACCGGTGTACTTCCCTACAACATCAGCACTGCACAGGCAACAGAACTGGAGAGCCTTGAGGACCGTTTCAGCTACACCTATGGATTTATGTTGATCCAGTCTTTTGCAAACCAGGGACTGTTCTTCGATGCAGGCTACTATGTAAAGGGTGCCCTCGATGGATACAAGGACTCCCAGAGCGATTCAATGAGTGGATATTACACCCTTGAAGAGCTGTATGCCAATGTTGAGCAGTATCAGGCAGAAATCTGGAGTCTCGGTCTTGCCCAAACCGATTATGGTAAGTCCTATGACAGTATCGATGATGTAAGAGGCCTGCATAAGCCAGAGGGAATTGCAGATGCCTTCAGTTACACCTATGGTTACCTGTTGGCACTGAATATGTCCGGCCAGGGTATCCATGTCAATGGAGACCTCTATGCAAGCGGAGCCTTGGACTACGCATGCGGCAATCATCTCCTGATGAATGAGGCTGAAATGCAGACTGCCTTCATCGAATACCAGGCGGAACTGGAAAAAGAGTATGATGCATGGCTTGCTGAAGTTGCAGTAACGAACCTCGAGGAGGCTGAGGCCTTCCTGGAACAGAACAAGTCCAATGAGGGTGTCATCACCACAGCTAGTGGCCTGCAATACCAGGTACTGACCCCTGCAGAAGGAAAGAAGCCTACCAAGAGTGATACCGTAGAGGTAAACTATCAGTTGCAAATGGTTGACGGGACTGTCATCGAGAGTTCCTACGACCGAGGGGAGACCGCTCACTTCCCTGTAGATGGATTGATCGACGGGTTCACTGAAGCGTTGCTTACCATGAACACCGGAAGTGTGGTAAGGACCTGGATCCACCCAACCCTTGGGTATGGTGAAGCAGGAACCGATACCATTCTTCCCAATGCACTGCTTGTCTTTGACATTGAGCTCGTCAGTATCGAAAACTAA
- a CDS encoding nucleoside deaminase: protein MPIITRKKPNEQDIQLLYETVRIAHQAKEKGNHPFGALLADKDGKILLEQMNDFEEGGSAMHAETLLLFKASKLYDPEFLATCSLYTNAEPCVMCTGAMYWTNVKRLVFGITEEKLLELTGADEQNPTFNLPSHEVLAHGQKDMEVVGPAEDEELMRAIVEDHLSFWVH from the coding sequence ATGCCTATTATCACAAGAAAGAAACCCAATGAACAAGATATTCAGTTGTTGTATGAAACAGTCAGAATTGCTCATCAGGCAAAAGAGAAAGGTAACCATCCCTTTGGTGCCTTGTTGGCCGACAAGGATGGAAAGATCCTGCTTGAGCAGATGAATGATTTCGAGGAAGGCGGTTCTGCAATGCATGCAGAGACCCTTCTGCTCTTCAAGGCCAGCAAATTGTATGACCCAGAGTTTCTTGCAACGTGCTCGCTCTATACCAATGCTGAGCCTTGCGTCATGTGTACTGGAGCAATGTACTGGACCAATGTAAAAAGGCTGGTATTTGGGATTACTGAGGAGAAACTCCTTGAGCTGACCGGAGCCGATGAGCAGAATCCCACGTTCAATCTTCCCAGCCATGAGGTTCTCGCCCACGGTCAGAAGGATATGGAAGTGGTAGGGCCAGCGGAGGATGAAGAGCTGATGAGAGCAATCGTGGAAGATCATCTTTCCTTCTGGGTGCATTGA
- a CDS encoding translation initiation factor 2 — MITLPYLLRSENIARIEGKYLLIGDRRVYPFEKRFERCSTIPEIASALKRMVTQGGGPLEVALTAMVFVAEQMKEGSVEKEFRELEIAAAMLIASRPTNTTMKRTLLSLLDEIRGNPGFIEQVAPLVEARKDAFDQLYHQLGRAGSSLIPEKAGVLTTCFAEHTFILSLAYAKEEGKEIRVFVPETRPYLQGSRLTAPSLQEMGIEVSVITDGMGATFLGTGDANLYMTAADLVCMDGTVVNKVGTLGNAIAAKRFQVPYYAFSISPDPTKQDVSGIQMEWRSAEEITQCMGKATSSHGMKALYPAFDIISPDLVTGVVTGKGVLKPEEIKRNFQ; from the coding sequence ATGATTACCTTGCCTTACCTCCTCAGGAGTGAGAATATTGCTCGAATTGAGGGTAAATATCTCCTGATCGGGGATAGGCGGGTCTATCCGTTTGAAAAACGCTTTGAGCGTTGCTCAACCATTCCTGAGATCGCTTCTGCCCTGAAGCGGATGGTCACCCAGGGTGGCGGGCCTTTGGAAGTAGCCCTTACTGCGATGGTCTTTGTCGCAGAGCAGATGAAAGAAGGTTCAGTTGAGAAGGAGTTCAGAGAGCTTGAAATTGCAGCAGCAATGCTTATCGCTTCGCGTCCAACCAACACCACGATGAAACGGACCTTGCTTTCACTTCTCGATGAAATTCGAGGAAATCCTGGTTTTATCGAGCAGGTGGCCCCTTTGGTGGAAGCCCGAAAGGATGCTTTTGACCAGCTCTATCACCAACTTGGCAGAGCCGGAAGCTCGCTCATTCCTGAAAAGGCTGGTGTGCTGACCACTTGCTTTGCCGAGCATACCTTCATCCTCTCCCTTGCATATGCAAAGGAGGAGGGAAAAGAAATCAGGGTATTTGTGCCTGAGACCAGACCGTATTTGCAAGGAAGCAGGCTTACCGCTCCCTCTCTCCAGGAGATGGGTATCGAGGTCAGTGTGATCACAGATGGAATGGGGGCTACGTTCCTTGGAACAGGAGATGCAAACCTCTACATGACTGCAGCAGACTTAGTCTGCATGGATGGGACCGTTGTGAACAAAGTGGGGACCCTAGGCAATGCCATAGCAGCGAAACGTTTTCAGGTTCCCTATTATGCCTTTTCCATCTCCCCTGATCCAACAAAACAGGATGTAAGCGGCATACAGATGGAATGGCGTTCGGCCGAGGAGATAACCCAGTGTATGGGAAAGGCTACCTCCTCACATGGTATGAAGGCACTCTACCCAGCCTTTGACATCATTTCTCCTGATCTGGTAACAGGGGTTGTCACGGGAAAGGGTGTACTTAAACCGGAAGAAATTAAAAGGAATTTTCAATGA
- a CDS encoding MTAP family purine nucleoside phosphorylase, with amino-acid sequence MRAIIGGTGVDTLEGIDSQRKVVDTPYGDVELFVGKGKDASLVFLPRHGSDHSNPPHLINYRANVKALEMLGVTHAIGIYAVGSITEKLPPGKVGMVSDFIDLSSGRDHTFFTGGSSGVVHTSMDEVFDASLRSRIIKEDKSLLDAGVYICTNGPRLETPAEIRYLRHIGGDTVGMTLATEVSLLREVGISTLALAYSINWAAGVEHGQVTFITDEQIASLKGRMTELCRNVLQSSSSK; translated from the coding sequence ATGAGAGCAATTATTGGTGGCACCGGAGTCGATACCTTGGAAGGGATCGATTCACAGCGGAAAGTAGTGGATACTCCCTATGGAGATGTTGAGTTGTTCGTTGGTAAAGGAAAGGATGCTTCCTTGGTCTTTCTTCCTCGCCATGGGTCGGACCACTCAAACCCTCCTCACCTGATCAACTATCGAGCTAATGTAAAAGCACTTGAGATGCTTGGGGTTACCCATGCAATAGGTATCTATGCAGTAGGGTCCATCACTGAGAAACTACCTCCAGGAAAGGTTGGTATGGTCAGTGATTTTATTGACCTCTCCTCAGGGAGAGACCATACCTTCTTCACAGGAGGGTCAAGCGGAGTGGTTCACACATCCATGGACGAAGTCTTCGATGCATCGTTGAGATCTCGTATCATAAAGGAGGATAAGTCCCTCCTGGATGCGGGCGTGTACATCTGTACCAATGGTCCGAGACTGGAAACCCCAGCAGAAATTCGCTATCTGCGCCATATCGGTGGCGATACGGTAGGAATGACCTTGGCAACAGAGGTTTCCCTTCTTCGCGAGGTAGGCATATCCACGCTCGCCCTTGCCTACAGCATCAACTGGGCAGCAGGGGTTGAGCATGGTCAGGTTACGTTCATTACCGACGAGCAGATTGCCTCGTTGAAGGGTAGAATGACTGAGCTCTGCCGCAATGTGCTTCAGTCAAGTTCCTCCAAGTGA
- the metA gene encoding homoserine O-succinyltransferase: MPVTIPKDLPAAEVLKQENIFFMTAERAIHQDIRPLKVAILNLMPNKMRTEEQFLRLLGNTALQVEITFLTTASYKSKHTPSSYLKAFYQTFEHVKEEHFDALIITGSPVETLAFEEVAYWQELETILRWADKHVFASLFVCWAAQAALYHYYGIGKQVLDQKLSGIYHHTVLERNHPLVRGFDDQFWAPHSRHTRLDEESLAKHNDIQILATSEEAGVYLAASQNGRQVYVTGHSEYDERTLLDEYTRDRKAGLDAQIPVNYVKGDDPTGEIQVTWRGHANLLFSNWLNYHVYQNTPYHLEELD, encoded by the coding sequence ATGCCAGTGACCATCCCAAAGGACCTCCCTGCCGCTGAGGTCCTCAAACAGGAAAATATCTTTTTCATGACCGCTGAGAGGGCAATACACCAGGATATCCGCCCACTCAAGGTAGCCATCCTCAACCTTATGCCCAATAAGATGAGGACAGAGGAGCAGTTTCTCCGTCTTCTCGGCAATACTGCCCTGCAGGTGGAGATAACCTTCCTCACCACTGCAAGCTATAAAAGCAAACATACCCCTTCTTCCTACCTGAAGGCCTTCTACCAGACCTTTGAACATGTGAAGGAGGAGCACTTCGATGCTCTCATCATCACAGGAAGCCCTGTGGAGACCCTTGCATTTGAGGAAGTTGCCTATTGGCAGGAGCTGGAGACAATCCTCCGTTGGGCCGATAAGCATGTGTTTGCCTCATTGTTCGTGTGTTGGGCTGCGCAGGCAGCCCTCTACCACTACTATGGTATCGGAAAACAGGTGTTGGACCAGAAACTCTCAGGCATCTACCACCATACGGTGCTGGAGAGGAACCATCCACTGGTACGTGGGTTTGATGACCAATTCTGGGCACCCCATTCCAGACATACCAGGCTCGATGAGGAGAGCCTCGCAAAGCACAATGATATTCAGATCCTTGCAACCAGTGAGGAAGCAGGAGTCTATCTGGCGGCAAGCCAGAATGGAAGACAGGTGTATGTCACTGGGCATAGTGAATATGACGAGAGAACACTCCTTGATGAGTATACGAGAGACCGAAAGGCAGGGCTCGACGCCCAAATCCCGGTCAACTACGTAAAAGGAGATGATCCTACAGGGGAAATTCAGGTTACTTGGAGAGGCCATGCAAACCTATTATTCAGCAACTGGCTGAACTACCATGTTTACCAGAACACTCCCTATCACTTGGAGGAACTTGACTGA
- a CDS encoding O-acetylhomoserine aminocarboxypropyltransferase/cysteine synthase family protein: MKTNNTYHFETLALHAGQEKADSATGSRAVPIYQTTSYVFDSCDDAESLFNLSKAGNIYTRLGNPTQEVFENRMARLEGGVGALAVASGSAAITLSILNLAKNQDHIVSAKTIYGGTYNLFAHTLPEWGITTTFVDATNIAEVESAIKENTKALFVESIGNPNATLCDLKALADLAHSHKIPLVVDNTFATPYLLRPIEHGADIVVHSATKFIGGHGTSLGGVIIDSGNFDWKQSGKFPSVTEPNDSYHGLSFLDSAGKAAWITKARTVLLRDTGPCIAPLNAFLFLQGLETLPLRLERHVQNTLKVVEFLAGHPCVAKVQHPSLEDNPYHTLYKHYFPKGGISIFTFDIKGTGADAKAFIDRLEIFSLLANVADVKSLVIHPGTTTHSQLTKEELESQGISETTVRLSIGCEHIDDLLADLSQALGEDASCQ, encoded by the coding sequence ATGAAAACCAACAACACTTACCACTTTGAAACCCTAGCACTACACGCAGGACAGGAAAAAGCAGACAGCGCAACTGGATCCCGCGCAGTACCCATCTACCAGACCACCAGCTATGTCTTTGACAGTTGTGACGATGCCGAGTCTCTCTTCAACCTCTCCAAGGCTGGAAACATCTACACGAGGCTTGGAAACCCAACCCAGGAAGTGTTTGAGAATCGGATGGCCCGCCTGGAGGGGGGTGTTGGTGCCTTGGCTGTTGCCAGTGGATCGGCAGCCATCACGCTCTCCATACTCAACCTTGCGAAAAACCAGGACCATATCGTTTCAGCAAAGACCATCTACGGGGGGACCTACAATCTTTTTGCACACACACTCCCTGAGTGGGGCATCACCACCACCTTTGTTGATGCCACAAATATTGCAGAAGTTGAAAGTGCCATCAAGGAAAATACCAAGGCTCTGTTTGTAGAGTCCATCGGTAATCCAAATGCCACCCTTTGTGATCTGAAGGCCCTAGCTGATCTAGCCCATAGCCATAAGATACCTCTCGTGGTAGACAACACCTTCGCAACCCCCTACCTGCTTCGTCCTATCGAGCACGGTGCTGACATCGTGGTTCATTCTGCAACAAAGTTCATCGGTGGCCACGGGACATCCCTCGGTGGCGTCATTATTGACAGCGGAAACTTCGACTGGAAACAGAGCGGAAAGTTCCCATCGGTAACAGAACCGAATGACAGTTACCATGGGTTGAGTTTTCTTGATTCTGCAGGTAAGGCTGCCTGGATCACCAAGGCACGTACAGTACTGCTCAGGGACACTGGTCCGTGCATTGCGCCACTGAATGCATTCCTGTTCCTCCAGGGGCTGGAAACCCTTCCCCTCCGTCTAGAGAGGCATGTACAGAATACACTCAAAGTGGTCGAATTCCTCGCTGGCCATCCTTGCGTTGCTAAAGTGCAGCATCCCAGTCTGGAAGATAACCCGTACCACACACTCTACAAGCACTACTTCCCTAAAGGTGGTATCTCTATCTTCACCTTTGATATCAAGGGAACAGGAGCGGATGCAAAGGCGTTCATTGACCGGTTGGAGATTTTCAGCCTTCTTGCCAATGTAGCAGATGTTAAGTCTCTGGTAATCCATCCGGGAACCACTACCCACTCCCAACTCACCAAGGAAGAGCTGGAGAGTCAGGGTATCTCAGAGACCACAGTACGTCTCTCGATTGGCTGTGAACATATCGATGACTTGCTTGCAGACCTGTCTCAGGCACTTGGGGAGGACGCATCATGCCAGTGA
- the putP gene encoding sodium/proline symporter PutP: MNSYQLITALAFALYLGLMLTIGFFTFRKTKSTSDYFLGGRSIGPWFTALSAEASDMSGWLLMGLPGLAYFTGLQEAFWTAVGLLVGTYLNWLLVAKRMRKYSIHAKDSITIPEFLTNRFHDKSKLLQTISSIIILVFFIVYTASGFLASAKLFTAVFGMNYYAALILGVLVILGYTLLGGYLAVVATDFLQGTLMFFALVMTGVIAVFAIGGPAHTFEQLSQFGQHFINPFVTPPGTSYGFLQILSALAWGLGYFGMPHILIRFMSIRSNHEVKTSRRIAMVWVIIAMAAALLVGVVGKIFLLPTTFDSQSAAEAVFIVSMQKIFPTFIAGFFLCAILAASMSTADSQLLVASSAFSKDVYKAVLRKDASDKETLLVSRLTVVAITIIAIFLAMDPNSSIFDVVSYAWAGFGATFGPVILASLFWRRASRNGAVAAMLGGGITVVVWKQLSGGIFDVYELLPGFIIASLCMVVFSLLEKHPDEEVFKEFDAFIATED, translated from the coding sequence ATGAACAGTTATCAGCTCATCACAGCCTTGGCTTTTGCACTCTATTTGGGGCTTATGCTAACAATCGGGTTTTTCACGTTTAGAAAAACAAAATCCACCAGTGACTACTTTCTCGGTGGCCGCTCGATCGGTCCATGGTTTACAGCACTCAGCGCTGAAGCGAGTGACATGTCTGGATGGTTGCTTATGGGTCTTCCAGGTCTTGCCTACTTCACTGGGCTCCAGGAAGCGTTCTGGACCGCAGTTGGTTTGCTGGTAGGAACCTACCTCAACTGGTTATTGGTTGCAAAGAGAATGAGAAAATATTCCATTCACGCCAAGGATTCCATCACCATCCCTGAATTCCTCACCAACCGTTTCCATGACAAGAGCAAGCTGTTGCAGACCATCAGCTCGATCATCATCCTTGTATTTTTCATTGTGTATACGGCAAGTGGATTTCTTGCCTCTGCAAAACTGTTCACCGCTGTTTTCGGTATGAATTATTATGCTGCGCTCATTTTGGGCGTACTGGTCATCCTTGGATACACCCTGCTTGGTGGTTATCTGGCTGTGGTAGCAACTGACTTCCTACAGGGAACCCTGATGTTCTTTGCATTGGTAATGACCGGCGTAATTGCCGTATTCGCAATCGGAGGACCTGCCCATACATTCGAACAGCTCAGCCAATTCGGCCAGCACTTCATCAACCCGTTTGTTACACCACCAGGAACCAGCTATGGCTTCCTCCAGATTCTCAGTGCCCTTGCTTGGGGACTCGGCTACTTTGGCATGCCTCACATCCTGATTCGCTTCATGTCCATCAGGAGTAATCATGAGGTAAAGACCAGCCGCAGAATTGCAATGGTCTGGGTAATTATTGCCATGGCAGCAGCATTGCTCGTTGGTGTGGTGGGAAAAATCTTCCTTCTCCCTACCACATTTGACTCCCAGAGTGCAGCAGAAGCTGTATTCATTGTCAGTATGCAGAAAATCTTCCCGACCTTCATTGCAGGGTTCTTCCTCTGTGCTATTCTTGCTGCAAGCATGAGTACCGCTGACAGCCAGCTCCTGGTTGCCTCTTCTGCTTTCTCCAAGGATGTCTATAAGGCAGTTCTCAGAAAAGATGCATCTGACAAGGAGACCTTGTTGGTCAGCAGACTCACCGTAGTTGCAATTACCATCATAGCAATCTTCCTGGCGATGGATCCAAATTCCTCCATCTTCGATGTAGTAAGTTATGCTTGGGCAGGATTCGGGGCAACCTTTGGACCTGTCATCCTCGCCTCTCTCTTCTGGAGACGCGCCAGTCGCAATGGAGCTGTGGCAGCTATGCTTGGTGGTGGTATTACCGTCGTTGTATGGAAGCAACTCTCAGGTGGCATATTCGATGTCTATGAATTACTCCCTGGCTTCATCATTGCTTCCCTCTGTATGGTTGTTTTCAGCTTGCTTGAGAAGCATCCTGATGAAGAGGTCTTCAAGGAGTTCGATGCCTTTATAGCTACAGAAGACTAA
- a CDS encoding ABC transporter permease encodes MSHQRNTSRTNFSFSYTMLSLVIVFLFIPLFVVVFFSFNSVKGMQWESASLIWYKTLIYESPSLWAAFRNSLIIALTSSISATVLGSLAAIGIKWYRFKGRSYITTVSYLPMVLPEVIIGISMLIFFSAVKIRLGLFTIFVAHTTFNLPFVFMLVSARLDEFDYSTLEAARDLGANERQTLLKVIIPSIIPAVLSGFLMCITMSLEDFVITFFVSGPGSGTLPLYVYSMIRYGVSPVINALTFVMILGTMMIAFFFRKFLKTVAASS; translated from the coding sequence ATGAGTCATCAAAGAAATACCTCCAGAACCAACTTTTCTTTCTCCTATACCATGCTGTCCTTGGTCATTGTCTTCCTTTTCATCCCACTGTTTGTCGTGGTATTCTTCTCCTTCAACAGCGTTAAAGGAATGCAGTGGGAGAGTGCTAGCCTTATCTGGTACAAGACTCTTATCTATGAAAGCCCATCGCTTTGGGCTGCGTTCAGGAATAGTCTTATCATAGCGCTCACCAGCTCCATATCTGCTACAGTGCTTGGAAGCCTGGCAGCCATCGGCATCAAATGGTACCGATTCAAAGGAAGAAGCTACATTACCACAGTCAGTTACCTTCCCATGGTCCTCCCTGAGGTAATCATCGGTATTTCCATGTTGATTTTCTTCTCTGCGGTGAAGATTCGTCTCGGCTTATTTACCATCTTTGTTGCACATACCACCTTCAACCTTCCCTTTGTATTCATGTTGGTGAGTGCACGCTTGGATGAGTTTGACTACTCCACCCTGGAAGCTGCACGTGACTTGGGAGCCAATGAGCGGCAGACTCTGCTCAAGGTTATTATTCCTTCCATCATACCTGCAGTACTCTCAGGATTCCTGATGTGCATAACCATGTCACTTGAGGACTTTGTCATCACCTTTTTTGTCTCGGGTCCTGGTTCAGGAACATTACCCCTGTATGTCTACTCAATGATCCGCTATGGTGTATCCCCAGTGATAAACGCACTCACCTTTGTCATGATTCTGGGTACCATGATGATTGCATTCTTCTTCAGAAAGTTCCTCAAGACAGTGGCTGCCAGCAGTTAG
- a CDS encoding ABC transporter permease, with product MKRILKPRERERLLGTLYSAPMGLWFTLFFTIPISIIILYSFLKRGLYGGVEWEFSLSAYQQMFNPSFAKVLLRTMWISIVSTLLCLLIALPCGYAMAKSKHQTFLLFLIIIPFWTNSLIRIYAWISILSSEGFLNSLLKNLGLIDQSLSLIYNNQAVIVVLIYMYLPFAILPLFTTIDKFDFALLDAARDLGATKLESIIKVMIPNIKSGVSTAFIFTFIPIFGAYTVPLLVGGKDSTMIGNIIVDQVSKTRNWPLASAFSMVLTLISLIGVFWMLYSGKREQHQKKSNQQALEQNIKLHHSQRGKR from the coding sequence ATGAAACGAATTCTCAAACCAAGGGAACGAGAGCGATTGCTAGGAACGCTCTATAGCGCTCCCATGGGGCTCTGGTTCACACTTTTCTTCACGATTCCCATCAGTATCATCATACTCTACAGTTTCCTCAAACGGGGTCTCTATGGAGGTGTTGAGTGGGAGTTTTCTCTCTCTGCCTACCAGCAGATGTTCAACCCAAGCTTTGCCAAGGTACTGCTCAGGACGATGTGGATCAGTATTGTCTCAACATTGCTCTGTCTTCTCATTGCCCTACCCTGTGGCTATGCGATGGCAAAGAGCAAACATCAGACCTTCCTCCTGTTCTTGATCATCATACCCTTCTGGACCAACTCCCTGATCCGCATCTATGCCTGGATCTCCATACTATCGAGTGAAGGATTTCTTAACTCGCTTCTGAAGAACCTTGGTCTGATTGACCAGAGCCTCTCCCTGATTTACAACAACCAGGCAGTTATTGTTGTCCTGATCTACATGTACCTTCCCTTTGCGATTCTTCCGCTCTTCACGACCATAGACAAGTTCGACTTTGCCTTGCTCGATGCAGCCAGGGACTTGGGGGCAACTAAGTTGGAGTCGATCATCAAAGTCATGATTCCCAACATCAAGAGCGGAGTGAGTACTGCCTTTATCTTTACCTTTATTCCTATCTTTGGTGCCTACACCGTGCCACTATTGGTAGGTGGCAAGGACTCCACCATGATCGGAAACATCATCGTCGACCAAGTCTCCAAGACCAGGAACTGGCCTCTTGCCTCTGCCTTCTCCATGGTACTGACCCTAATCTCCCTGATTGGAGTATTCTGGATGTTGTACAGTGGCAAAAGAGAACAACATCAGAAGAAGAGCAATCAACAGGCGCTTGAGCAGAACATCAAGCTGCACCATAGCCAACGGGGGAAGAGATGA